The proteins below are encoded in one region of Corynebacterium felinum:
- the efp gene encoding elongation factor P, whose protein sequence is MATTADFKNGLVLKIDNKLQQIVEFQHVKPGKGPAFVRTKLKDVVSGKVTDKTFNAGVKVETATVDRRDMTYLYHDGTSYVVMDEKTYEQVELPEHIVGDGAKFLLENTTIQVSFHEGEALFAELPISLDLKISHTEPGLQGDRSNSGTKPATLETGAEIQVPLFVETGNVVKVDTRDGSYLSRVNN, encoded by the coding sequence GTGGCAACTACCGCTGATTTCAAGAACGGTCTTGTTCTCAAGATCGATAACAAGCTGCAGCAAATCGTCGAGTTCCAGCACGTGAAGCCGGGCAAGGGCCCTGCATTCGTGCGTACCAAGCTCAAGGATGTTGTATCTGGCAAGGTTACTGACAAGACCTTCAACGCTGGTGTCAAGGTCGAGACCGCAACTGTTGATCGTCGCGATATGACCTACCTGTACCATGACGGCACCTCCTACGTTGTCATGGATGAGAAGACCTACGAGCAGGTTGAGCTTCCTGAGCACATCGTTGGCGATGGCGCAAAGTTCCTGCTGGAAAACACCACCATTCAGGTGTCCTTCCATGAGGGTGAAGCATTGTTCGCTGAACTTCCTATCTCTTTGGACTTGAAGATTTCCCACACTGAGCCTGGCCTGCAAGGCGATCGCTCCAACAGCGGCACCAAGCCTGCAACTTTGGAGACCGGCGCTGAGATCCAGGTTCCTTTGTTTGTTGAGACCGGCAATGTGGTGAAGGTCGACACCCGTGACGGTTCTTACCTGTCTCGTGTGAACAACTAA